From Nitrospirota bacterium, the proteins below share one genomic window:
- a CDS encoding efflux RND transporter periplasmic adaptor subunit produces MTEGRGRYLAVSAILLCALYLGYRVYENRSDAAALRQQTLENAIPTVAVVRPTPVPATESITLPGNIVGWYQAPIYARVTGYVKMWHKDYGDQVKTGDILAEISTPDLDAEYAQAKADLESERAQYALSVVTAKRYQAMRKTHALSEQAITVREKEMQAHAARVKAAEQKVKNIEAFIGFKQIVAPFDGVVIQRNINVGDLVSKEGTLSTPNAKTNLYTVAVVDRLRLFVNVPESFAPFLQPGMKADLTVPQLPKRRWTAEFLTIARGFEVSTRTATTVFIIDNEDRALWPGSYAEVHLTAPVDRQAFTMPSTALVFQERNTQVAVLTEDDRVHLKSITVSKLMDQVVEVAEGLSANDRIVNNPSAALLEGDKVRVVTPAPGYDLLNATAPRHVSPPARAPQPSEAPELRSPPQARQHIQP; encoded by the coding sequence ATGACGGAGGGACGTGGAAGATACCTCGCGGTCTCCGCGATCCTGCTCTGTGCCCTCTATCTTGGCTATCGGGTCTATGAGAACCGCAGCGATGCCGCGGCGCTCCGCCAACAGACGCTCGAGAACGCGATTCCGACCGTGGCCGTCGTCCGTCCCACGCCGGTGCCGGCCACCGAATCCATTACGCTGCCCGGCAATATCGTGGGCTGGTACCAGGCGCCGATCTACGCACGCGTCACGGGCTACGTCAAGATGTGGCACAAGGACTACGGGGACCAGGTGAAGACAGGCGACATTCTCGCCGAAATCAGTACCCCGGATCTCGACGCTGAATATGCGCAGGCCAAGGCGGATTTGGAATCGGAGCGGGCTCAATATGCTCTCTCCGTGGTAACCGCAAAACGCTATCAGGCCATGCGCAAAACCCATGCGCTCTCTGAACAGGCAATCACGGTGCGGGAAAAGGAAATGCAAGCCCATGCCGCGCGGGTCAAGGCCGCGGAGCAAAAGGTCAAGAACATCGAGGCGTTCATTGGGTTCAAGCAGATTGTCGCCCCCTTTGACGGCGTCGTGATCCAGCGCAACATCAACGTCGGCGACTTGGTCAGTAAAGAGGGCACGCTCAGCACCCCCAATGCGAAGACCAACCTCTATACGGTGGCCGTCGTCGATAGGTTGCGCCTCTTTGTCAACGTGCCGGAGTCGTTCGCCCCCTTTCTCCAGCCGGGCATGAAGGCGGACTTGACGGTTCCGCAATTGCCTAAGCGCCGTTGGACTGCCGAGTTCCTTACCATTGCCCGCGGATTCGAAGTGAGTACGCGCACCGCGACCACCGTCTTCATCATAGACAACGAAGACCGGGCGCTCTGGCCCGGCTCCTATGCCGAGGTGCACCTCACGGCGCCAGTCGATCGGCAAGCCTTCACGATGCCGTCCACAGCCCTGGTCTTCCAGGAGCGCAACACGCAAGTGGCCGTGCTGACGGAGGACGACCGAGTCCATTTGAAATCCATCACGGTGAGCAAACTGATGGACCAAGTCGTCGAAGTGGCAGAGGGGCTCTCCGCGAACGACCGCATCGTAAACAACCCAAGCGCAGCTCTGCTCGAAGGCGACAAAGTGCGCGTGGTGACGCCGGCTCCCGGGTACGATCTCCTTAATGCGACGGCGCCGCGGCACGTGTCTCCGCCGGCACGGGCGCCCCAGCCTTCAGAGGCGCCGGAGCTGCGATCGCCGCCGCAGGCTCGGCAACACATCCAGCCATGA
- a CDS encoding efflux transporter outer membrane subunit, whose product MFALILPGCSGDWLPHADLAPNYQPPQYVVPASWHGASPFVEATPSDGELRPDWWKVFNDPILDGLIEQAMAANPDLQAAAERFVQARDMMMMARSRRIPHLGLGGKATDSRNSVDTGLYKDPDSPLTGSLAAGAGLASWEPDFWSAIRNATRVETYRAQERAADWGLARLSLQAELAANYFTLRGLDAQAAIYQQSIDLYRRSLDLIKIQFAGAIASALDVARVESLLYSTESKYAQIQGQRQVTEQAIAILINRAPASFTIEPVDDLRVANFTIPRTIPSTLLERRPDIAAMERRMAEANRAIGIARAAFFPDVRFSADGGLLDSGLNAAKLAAGFWSYGSLVSLPMFQGGYRRAQLQQSWSAYRETEDRYRATVLNAFREVENGLSLTNRLTIAADRQDEAVGAFFKTQELTSELYMGGLASSLELIYAQVQTLDARINAVQIKADLLRASVGLIRALGGGWTSKQLPADEQIQPFDTLEYNHDNLEKPLPAGGIDVNAPNNWVNNDLTKPAAP is encoded by the coding sequence CTGTTCGCGCTCATCCTGCCGGGGTGCAGCGGCGACTGGTTGCCGCACGCCGATCTGGCGCCGAACTATCAACCGCCCCAGTACGTCGTTCCCGCGTCATGGCATGGCGCGAGCCCCTTCGTCGAAGCGACGCCGTCGGATGGTGAGCTGCGGCCGGATTGGTGGAAAGTGTTCAACGATCCGATTCTGGATGGCCTGATCGAGCAAGCCATGGCGGCGAACCCGGATTTGCAGGCTGCCGCCGAGCGATTCGTCCAGGCCCGCGACATGATGATGATGGCCCGCTCGCGCCGGATCCCGCACCTGGGTCTCGGCGGGAAAGCCACAGACAGTAGGAATTCAGTCGATACCGGGCTGTATAAGGACCCGGACAGTCCGCTGACCGGGTCGCTGGCGGCCGGTGCGGGGCTCGCGTCCTGGGAGCCCGACTTCTGGTCCGCGATCCGGAACGCGACGAGGGTGGAGACCTACCGAGCCCAAGAGCGCGCGGCCGACTGGGGGCTCGCGCGCCTCAGCCTGCAGGCGGAACTCGCGGCGAACTATTTCACGCTGCGCGGCCTCGACGCGCAGGCGGCGATCTACCAGCAATCGATCGACCTCTATCGGCGGTCGCTCGACCTCATCAAGATCCAGTTCGCCGGCGCCATCGCGTCGGCGCTGGATGTCGCCCGCGTCGAATCCCTTCTGTACAGCACGGAGTCGAAATACGCCCAGATCCAAGGCCAGCGCCAAGTCACAGAACAAGCGATCGCCATCCTCATCAATAGGGCGCCCGCCAGCTTCACGATCGAGCCGGTTGATGATCTTCGAGTGGCCAATTTTACGATTCCTCGGACCATCCCTTCTACCTTGCTCGAGCGGCGGCCGGACATTGCCGCGATGGAGCGCCGGATGGCCGAGGCCAACCGCGCTATCGGGATCGCCCGCGCCGCCTTTTTCCCAGATGTGCGGTTCTCAGCCGACGGAGGGTTGCTCGACTCTGGCCTCAATGCCGCCAAGCTCGCCGCCGGATTCTGGTCCTACGGGTCTCTCGTGTCCCTGCCGATGTTCCAGGGGGGCTATCGCCGCGCTCAATTGCAGCAGTCCTGGTCTGCCTATCGCGAGACGGAAGACCGGTACCGGGCGACGGTGCTCAACGCCTTTCGTGAAGTCGAGAACGGGTTGAGCCTGACGAACCGGCTCACTATCGCGGCCGATCGCCAAGATGAGGCAGTCGGGGCCTTCTTCAAGACGCAGGAGCTGACGTCTGAACTTTACATGGGTGGCCTGGCTTCCAGCCTCGAGCTGATCTACGCACAGGTCCAAACGCTTGATGCGCGCATCAACGCAGTACAGATCAAGGCCGACCTGCTGCGAGCCTCGGTCGGGCTCATCCGGGCCCTCGGCGGAGGCTGGACCAGC